The following proteins are encoded in a genomic region of Apodemus sylvaticus chromosome 21, mApoSyl1.1, whole genome shotgun sequence:
- the Rln3 gene encoding relaxin-3 codes for MATCGLLLLASWALLGALGLQAEARPAPYGVKLCGREFIRAVIFTCGGSRWRRADILAHDSLGDFFTDGETNTDHLASELDETVGSSEWLALTKSPQAFYGGRSSWQGSPGVVRGSRDVLAGLSSSCCEWGCSKSQISSLC; via the exons ATGGCAACGTgcgggctgctgctgctggcttccTGGGCTCTCCTGGGGGCTCTGGGGCTGCAGGCCGAGGCAAGGCCAGCGCCCTACGGGGTGAAGCTCTGCGGTCGGGAGTTCATCCGCGCTGTCATCTTCACTTGCGGGGGCTCGCGATGGCGCCGAGCAGACATCTTGGCCCACGACTCTCTGG GGGACTTCTTCACTGACGGAGAAACCAACACAGACCACCTGGCCAGCGAACTGGATGAAACCGTGGGCTCCAGCGAGTGGCTGGCCCTGACCAAATCCCCCCAGGCTTTCTATGGTGGTCGATCCAGCTGGCAAGGGTCTCCTGGAGTGGTTCGGGGCAGCAGGGACGTGCTGGCCGGTCTTTCCAGCAGCTGCTGCGAGTGGGGCTGTAGCAAGAGCCAAATTAGCAGCCTGTGCTAG